Proteins encoded in a region of the Triticum dicoccoides isolate Atlit2015 ecotype Zavitan chromosome 3A, WEW_v2.0, whole genome shotgun sequence genome:
- the LOC119269872 gene encoding nuclear transport factor 2-like isoform X1 has protein sequence MATQAGTAAAPRLSPQVICSVFVEQYYHILHETPDQAHKFYQDTSRIGRTGSDGVMEYVTTLPEISKKIMAMDFSKYLTEIETADAVLSHNGGVLIVVTGSLTMVDDFCQRFTQSFFLAPQDGGGYFVLNDIFRLITQRNLENGRTQKDEPVAQSVADPAPAVVVERSTTDLVADVDVRNPTVNGTTVQSNLTANGAVENKVEPPVKVTKEVPKKTSVAVPPSPPAQKDNPPPAQKDIPKKTPVAASPPPPSPAQKDVTKKTYASIVKVMKEGPPTPVVKPKPSPKPATKPPTKAVEGSEKSSVKPSQAAEGTPSGTSVGKNKTSHDEQGFSIFIKGLPYNSTVPMVEEEFKKFGTIKPDGIQVRNNKIDQYCFGFVEFESQQSMQAAIQASPLYIGDTEVGIEQKRTSTRVVNGVVMNAGGGGRFQYGRGHRGDNFRGRGGGYMNSASYRGGDNFNRRDDGEDFSRRDDGDNFNRRNDGSENFNRRNDFRNRNEFSGRGRGPPHQGNGYHHHNGNGFHQPRPFQNENGTGRYTRVNNGTKQTPVAAA, from the exons ATGGCAACGCAAGCAGGAACCGCTGCCGCTCCTCGTTTAAGTCCCCAAGTG ATTTGCTCTGTATTTGTTGAGCAATATTACCATATCCTGCACGAGACACCAGACCAGGCGCATAAGTTTTATCAAGACACAAGTAGGATTGGCCGGACAGGTTCTGATGGTGTCATGGAATACGTAACAACATTGCCT GAGATCAGCAAGAAAATTATGGCCATGGACTTCAGCAAATACTTGACAGAGATAGAGACTGCAGATGCAGTGTTATCCCACAATGGTGGTGTTCTCATTGTTGTTACTGGATCATTAACCATGGTTGATGACTTCTGCCAACGATTTACACAGTCGTTCTTCCTGGCGCCACAAGATGGTGGCGGCTATTTTGTTCTCAATGATATTTTTAGGTTGATAACACAAAGGAATCTAGAAAACGGAAGAACTCAGAAGGATGAGCCTGTTGCTCAATCAG TAGCAGATCCTGCTCCAGCTGTGGTGGTGGAGCGTTCGACTACTGACCTTGTTGCCGACGTGGATGTTCGGAATCCCACTGTTAATGGCACAACTGTTCAAAGTAACCTGACTGCTAATGGAGCTGTTGAAAATAAGGTTGAGCCACCTGTGAAGGTGACCAAAGAGGTTCCCAAAAAGACCTCTGTTGCTGTTCCCCCCTCTCCTCCTGCCCAGAAGGATAACCCTCCTCCAGCTCAGAAGGATATTCCAAAAAAGACCCCTGTTGCTGcttctccccctcctccttctccagctcaGAAGGATGTCACTAAGAAGACTTATGCATCAATT GTGAAAGTCATGAAGGAGGGCCCACCAACTCCAGTTGTCAAACCTAAGCCATCTCCTAAACCTGCGACCAAGCCTCCGACCAAGGCTGTTGAAGGTTCAGAAAAATCTTCTGTAAAGCCTTCGCAGGCTGCTGAAGGCACTCCATCGGGCACGAGTGTTGGCAagaataaaacttctcatgatg AACAAGGCTTTTCGATTTTCATCAAGGGTTTGCCTTACAATTCGACTGTCCCAATGGTTGAAGAAGAGTTCAAGAAATTTGGTACGATCAAGCCAGACGGCATCCAAGTTAGGAACAACAAG ATTGATCAGTACTGCTTTGGCTTTGTTGAATTTGAATCCCAGCAATCTATGCAAGCAGCAATTCAG GCATCTCCACTTTATATTGGCGACACTGAAGTGGGCATTGAGCAGAAACGAACCAGTACGAGAG TTGTGAATGGTGTTGTCATGAATGCTGGCGGAGGTGGCCGTTTCCAATACGGGAGGGGTCACCGTGGTGACAACTTCAGGGGGCGGGGAGGTGGCTACATGAACAGTGCGAGCTACCGTGGCGGCGATAACTTCAACAGGAGGGACGACGGTGAGGACTTTAGCAGGAGGGACGACGGCGACAACTTCAACAGGAGGAACGACGGCAGTGAAAACTTCAACAGGAGGAACGACTTCCGAAACCGCAACGAGTTTTCAGGCCGCGGGCGAGGGCCGCCGCACCAGGGGAACGGCTATCACCACCACAATGGGAACGGCTTCCACCAGCCGCGGCCCTTCCAGAACGAGAACGGGACCGGGAGGTACACCCGCGTCAACAACGGCACGAAGCAGACACCGGTTGCTGCTGCATAG
- the LOC119269872 gene encoding nuclear transport factor 2-like isoform X2 → MATQAGTAAAPRLSPQVICSVFVEQYYHILHETPDQAHKFYQDTSRIGRTGSDGVMEYVTTLPEISKKIMAMDFSKYLTEIETADAVLSHNGGVLIVVTGSLTMVDDFCQRFTQSFFLAPQDGGGYFVLNDIFRLITQRNLENGRTQKDEPVAQSDPAPAVVVERSTTDLVADVDVRNPTVNGTTVQSNLTANGAVENKVEPPVKVTKEVPKKTSVAVPPSPPAQKDNPPPAQKDIPKKTPVAASPPPPSPAQKDVTKKTYASIVKVMKEGPPTPVVKPKPSPKPATKPPTKAVEGSEKSSVKPSQAAEGTPSGTSVGKNKTSHDEQGFSIFIKGLPYNSTVPMVEEEFKKFGTIKPDGIQVRNNKIDQYCFGFVEFESQQSMQAAIQASPLYIGDTEVGIEQKRTSTRVVNGVVMNAGGGGRFQYGRGHRGDNFRGRGGGYMNSASYRGGDNFNRRDDGEDFSRRDDGDNFNRRNDGSENFNRRNDFRNRNEFSGRGRGPPHQGNGYHHHNGNGFHQPRPFQNENGTGRYTRVNNGTKQTPVAAA, encoded by the exons ATGGCAACGCAAGCAGGAACCGCTGCCGCTCCTCGTTTAAGTCCCCAAGTG ATTTGCTCTGTATTTGTTGAGCAATATTACCATATCCTGCACGAGACACCAGACCAGGCGCATAAGTTTTATCAAGACACAAGTAGGATTGGCCGGACAGGTTCTGATGGTGTCATGGAATACGTAACAACATTGCCT GAGATCAGCAAGAAAATTATGGCCATGGACTTCAGCAAATACTTGACAGAGATAGAGACTGCAGATGCAGTGTTATCCCACAATGGTGGTGTTCTCATTGTTGTTACTGGATCATTAACCATGGTTGATGACTTCTGCCAACGATTTACACAGTCGTTCTTCCTGGCGCCACAAGATGGTGGCGGCTATTTTGTTCTCAATGATATTTTTAGGTTGATAACACAAAGGAATCTAGAAAACGGAAGAACTCAGAAGGATGAGCCTGTTGCTCAATCAG ATCCTGCTCCAGCTGTGGTGGTGGAGCGTTCGACTACTGACCTTGTTGCCGACGTGGATGTTCGGAATCCCACTGTTAATGGCACAACTGTTCAAAGTAACCTGACTGCTAATGGAGCTGTTGAAAATAAGGTTGAGCCACCTGTGAAGGTGACCAAAGAGGTTCCCAAAAAGACCTCTGTTGCTGTTCCCCCCTCTCCTCCTGCCCAGAAGGATAACCCTCCTCCAGCTCAGAAGGATATTCCAAAAAAGACCCCTGTTGCTGcttctccccctcctccttctccagctcaGAAGGATGTCACTAAGAAGACTTATGCATCAATT GTGAAAGTCATGAAGGAGGGCCCACCAACTCCAGTTGTCAAACCTAAGCCATCTCCTAAACCTGCGACCAAGCCTCCGACCAAGGCTGTTGAAGGTTCAGAAAAATCTTCTGTAAAGCCTTCGCAGGCTGCTGAAGGCACTCCATCGGGCACGAGTGTTGGCAagaataaaacttctcatgatg AACAAGGCTTTTCGATTTTCATCAAGGGTTTGCCTTACAATTCGACTGTCCCAATGGTTGAAGAAGAGTTCAAGAAATTTGGTACGATCAAGCCAGACGGCATCCAAGTTAGGAACAACAAG ATTGATCAGTACTGCTTTGGCTTTGTTGAATTTGAATCCCAGCAATCTATGCAAGCAGCAATTCAG GCATCTCCACTTTATATTGGCGACACTGAAGTGGGCATTGAGCAGAAACGAACCAGTACGAGAG TTGTGAATGGTGTTGTCATGAATGCTGGCGGAGGTGGCCGTTTCCAATACGGGAGGGGTCACCGTGGTGACAACTTCAGGGGGCGGGGAGGTGGCTACATGAACAGTGCGAGCTACCGTGGCGGCGATAACTTCAACAGGAGGGACGACGGTGAGGACTTTAGCAGGAGGGACGACGGCGACAACTTCAACAGGAGGAACGACGGCAGTGAAAACTTCAACAGGAGGAACGACTTCCGAAACCGCAACGAGTTTTCAGGCCGCGGGCGAGGGCCGCCGCACCAGGGGAACGGCTATCACCACCACAATGGGAACGGCTTCCACCAGCCGCGGCCCTTCCAGAACGAGAACGGGACCGGGAGGTACACCCGCGTCAACAACGGCACGAAGCAGACACCGGTTGCTGCTGCATAG